In Bythopirellula goksoeyrii, a single window of DNA contains:
- a CDS encoding SET domain-containing protein, with protein sequence MKRFYPDHLPVIPNEPCWEDFCVLDVDDKRGQGVLVLREFSQGSVLFRMNGTLKTEMTLHSLQMGPGLHLDDPYFAGKVLHSCEPNSWLDTETRLYIATRDIAAGELLTMDYDETEDILFRAFPCCCGSDTCRGTIGGRLAKKPARRGRRQTVSSDLPAQLYATVMAERQTYADQFATASVS encoded by the coding sequence ATGAAAAGGTTCTATCCCGACCACCTACCAGTAATTCCTAACGAACCATGTTGGGAAGACTTTTGTGTCCTCGACGTCGATGATAAGCGTGGACAAGGGGTGCTCGTGCTGCGGGAATTTTCTCAAGGCAGCGTCCTATTTAGGATGAATGGCACGCTTAAGACGGAGATGACTCTGCATTCGTTGCAGATGGGGCCAGGCCTCCACCTGGATGATCCTTACTTTGCAGGAAAGGTGCTGCACAGTTGCGAGCCGAATTCGTGGCTCGACACCGAAACGCGCCTCTACATTGCAACCCGGGACATCGCAGCCGGTGAACTTCTCACCATGGACTACGATGAAACGGAGGATATTCTGTTCCGCGCGTTCCCGTGCTGTTGCGGGTCCGACACCTGCCGGGGAACGATCGGTGGAAGACTTGCAAAGAAGCCGGCGCGTAGAGGAAGGCGTCAGACCGTCTCGTCCGACTTGCCTGCCCAGCTCTACGCAACGGTGATGGCAGAACGGCAGACCTATGCCGACCAATTTGCCACAGCCTCGGTGAGCTGA
- a CDS encoding S-adenosylmethionine decarboxylase, which yields MLTEAPPEYRRIVHNGEKHYGQHMMVTALGCNEAILSIEKLYEFLQNCADEIDMVRYGPPIVARFGQGHETGCSGVQLIETSQISFHTNDNHRDMYLDVFSCKPYEEATVYSVLETFFSPSSITSEMVYRK from the coding sequence GTGTTGACTGAAGCACCTCCAGAGTATCGGCGGATCGTACACAACGGCGAAAAGCACTATGGCCAGCATATGATGGTCACTGCTTTAGGCTGCAATGAAGCGATCCTGTCGATCGAAAAACTCTATGAATTCTTACAAAACTGCGCCGACGAAATCGATATGGTCCGCTACGGACCTCCCATTGTGGCCCGCTTCGGCCAAGGGCACGAAACTGGTTGCTCGGGAGTTCAATTAATTGAGACCAGCCAGATTTCGTTCCATACGAACGACAATCACCGTGACATGTATCTCGATGTGTTCAGTTGCAAACCGTACGAAGAAGCGACGGTTTATAGCGTGCTGGAGACGTTTTTTTCCCCGTCAAGTATCACAAGTGAGATGGTATACCGTAAATGA